Sequence from the Methanosarcina siciliae T4/M genome:
ATTGGATTTGGATGGAAAGAAGAAAATTATCAATATATTGGTGATCCTGTAGAATTTTTTGAGGACTTTGTTAATCAAATTGATGAAACAGCATCTAATCCCGAAGAAGCAAAAAAAGACAAAGAACGTTTGCTGGAAATGTCAACTAAACTTAACGAATCAAATGTGAAAGACGGATCTATTTTGCAATTGAGGAAGTTAGATCATGAAATTACAGTAGGTTTCATTGAACTTGATAGCTTTGTCTTCAACGACCGTAAAGGTGCAAAAAAATACTTTGATTATAGAACAGATAAAAACAGTGGGACTAAAATAACAGGATTCGGGGATGAAGCTGCTGTCATTTCAGAAGAACATGGAAGTCGGTATATTTATCTCGTTCAGATCTCAAACGCTTTCTTAGAAATAGTAGTGTATGATGAGGAAGAAGAAGCAAGAAAGGTTGCAGAGAAAATTGTTGAAATTCTTAATTCGTGAGATTTTCTACAAAACCGGCTACTTTCTATTAGTTATAGGAGGTGAAGTATGAAACCAAAGCGGATGACTGTAATTGCAGTAGTTCTGGTATTTCTTCTTTCTGGCTTTTATGTCTATAGCACTTTTTCTTATATTTTATTTGGATCTTTGCTTCCTCTTTATAGCATACATAATAAAGACGATACGCAGCACGAGGTAATTGTAGAGGTATTTGGAGTCTATAATCAATCCATAACCAAAGAAGAGTATTCTGTAAGGTCCGGGAGTATGGCAGATTATCCAAAGACATTCTGGTTTAAATTTAACCGCTGGACAGATTATAGATTTGAAGTCACCCTGGATAATGAAACGGTAAGAACATACGAAGGAAAAACTGATAACTTCAGGGAAGTTCATATTGTATTGTATGATAAAGATAGTGAGTATTATCCAATTATCGTAGATGAAATGTCTTTTGAGCTTGGGAAAGGTAGGAAGTGGGATTATGATTGAGTGCTATTTTCCTTTTTTATTGTAAAATTACAGAAAATGCAGAATGTCAATTAAGGGATAATGAAAATTTTAATTTTGTAAGGGACTTAATGGTTCCGTTTTTTTGGGTATAAACGGAATTTTAATTCTTCAATGCTCCATTTTTAGAAAAACTATGGTAACGAAGGCGAAAAAGATACTTCATATAGCATGGATCGGGAATTCTAAAAATGAAGTTTAAACTCATTTTTTTCTTTATGTTAATACTAATCCTGCTGGCAGGCATTTTTGAAATTGAGGCCCTTAAACAGGACATTTCAACAGAAAATGCTCAAATTGCAAATGAAACCAGCGAACAGTTAGAGTACATAAAGAACTTGCAGGCTGAATCTGATAGAATACTAACAGGAGATCCTGATGTACAGGATTTACTGGACGAAAAGACACATTTCAGGGCTTATGAAATAATACATAACGAGAGTTTGGTAGAAGTTATTTACATTGTTGGCTTTCATCCTGAGAAGTCAAGGTATTCGAAAGGTTTCAGAATGGTTGACGGGGTTGTGTACAGATTTTACATTGATATGAACAGTAAAAAAGTTAGCATTAAAGAAGATGAAACTCACGAAGATTTTGATCCGGATTCCGGTTTGGTAATAAGTGATTATATCCATGAAGAAGTGGATGGAATTTCACTTGATTCCTCAATATCTATGAACACCTACCCAGGCGGTTGGCTTGAAACATGCTGGTTTTACCAGTTCAAAATAGAAGGCCATGAGAACATAAGTTTAGCTCCTGAATCCACCAAAAAACCTGAAATGAAGTATCAGCTGGAAGTTAAAAAGGTTACTGACGTTGGGTATAAAAATTTTTATCTGGGAATGCTTTTATCTGGTGATAAGGGTGCAGACGTTCTATCCGGTAATGACAGCATCCCATCTAAGTATTGGAAAGAGATGAGAAATCGTGAAACACATACTCTAACAATTTCCTCTCCTAAAAAAAGGAGCAACTCTATGGATTACTTTTACCGCTGGGATATAAGGAGCAACGTTAACCAGACAATTGTTTTTGATATCGATCTGATAATTGATGGATTAGGAAATACTGCCAAACCCGAAGAACTGCATGGATGGAGGATCATCATGAATACACCTCCGTATGTAACTGATCTATCAGAGGCTGATATGATGGAACTCGGGATCTGGTCATCGTACTATGGTAATTACTACCCTATCTCAACGATAATTGTTAAAAAAGGAGAATGGCTGGAAAATAATAGCAGGGTATAATTTGCTGATATCAGGTTTGTAAATTTGGCTGTAAACTGTATACAAAATTCTGGGAATAATTCATAGACGTTTTTTTGCTCACTGTTTTCAGTTACTGGTGAACACGACATCAGGTGCTTAAGGAAGTATATTATTAATTAGTTGTTAATATTAGTGAGAAGGTTTATGATGGGATGGCTGATAAGGTAACCAGGGACGGAAACTACACACTCGGGACTTGAAACTGCTTCTGCTAACCGGTAGTAGTTACGGTGGCTATAGCATAGGAAGCCAAAAGTCTCTGGTTTTGAGATTCTCAAAAGGTAACCTGTTGATCTTAAAATGGGCAATCAGCATCATACTTTTGCATAAATCAAAAATTAAAAGAGATCGAGAACATACCTGAACGGTTTGTTTACACATTTGAATCCGAAGGTATGCCTGGTCAATATTGCTTATAACGGCAACTTTCGAAGAGTTTCTTGCAAAAGGCTGACGGTCACATCTCTTTTCCAAACGATTAAAGGTCGTGACAATATGCTTAAGTCTGGAATGGAGAAAGTGCAGGCGGAAAGCATGAAACGCTTCTCTATACATTTGTAATAAATAAACACATGCGATAAGTGAATAATATATTAGGAGTGAGGTGTATGGGAATAGCTGAAGAAACGCAAGTTCCAGGGAACAGGACTTTTGTGGCGTCAACTGAAATAAAAGGATCTAAGATTCTCACCGTTAAAGATGAAAAACTCGGAACGATTAAAGAAGTCATGATTGACTCCGAACGGGGAAGAATCGCATACGTAGTGTTTGCTTGTGATTGTTTTCTTGGTATGAAGTGTAAATTTTTTGCCATTCCCTGGGGAGCTCTTCATGCAAGTCG
This genomic interval carries:
- a CDS encoding PRC-barrel domain-containing protein, which translates into the protein MGIAEETQVPGNRTFVASTEIKGSKILTVKDEKLGTIKEVMIDSERGRIAYVVFACDCFLGMKCKFFAIPWGALHASRGDYILKVDKEAFKTAEGLDEDVWTLNHNDLAKVYEQYNLHPYWEI